In Mercenaria mercenaria strain notata chromosome 13, MADL_Memer_1, whole genome shotgun sequence, a single window of DNA contains:
- the LOC123528655 gene encoding IQ and ubiquitin-like domain-containing protein — translation MADQTGEDGVPAPTGEEVPQAPTEEEVPQAPTGEEAAPAQTGEEATPAQGEAEGAPPAPESAEQQQQQQDDGRGEDPAPKEDQEKQEETQEDEKKETSEVKPETTEQTAEETDKSEGEAQPEGTAEPQGDQTEQQEKSEEKPAEQKDETVTEETKLEGEKEEEAKEEMKEEKTEQVTEKEPESKDGKDDEQPAPAPTPVNQEQTVGTETEVNKQQEPDVDPHAVTPRSKVNLEATATVKFVLMPSGQVVTQACTLGQTLEQLKQYFSSELKMPVNLIMLMFDGKTMTDATTLADLGVGPNGTIQLELQSADPVNTPIKAYRPRQEYHMPDVITVRVQTEDSTYKDVVVEIERTTRKKPFLGGYRHKKTSIEYHHASAQTMQKPRPPSGIEKYCRDTQTVEQLHRVQQTTNDTSTQMTGIGVYVSNMEDKLVTPQKYTTADEHHSMILSRVIIIQKYYRRWLAKQYVQKLKDDKRRRLDFERQEEIRKKKEKADRIKKEFERRMNPKTKEDFDLLYHALEKWRQEELARIDQTLTGAERKAALCMLLDQETQLIASIGRHKLEADGENKDKRIQDFLDKAAAPKKWRGFDGKHTEMDTPFTIRAKELRDIYNSINMKFLTQDERLDVLLTLKHTVKEHDCKLTQEIIELIDREADLLMRGVKESNLDGLRKRISTLFLQYIKTPTFNPEAAKLLKVPQDPSVLRKNIYFCPSCNSYLPSTEFGLSSNSRNVGKCRRCTKIDNDARVRQDYSLYRFLLKQLRKAEELVGDGSKIAFLLQEHDLRYLVDKVWGGQSILSAWDDLFDLTLVRWNKHEEWSPWNCILLTKDEASAHEKLVSLEEGYGNVFIQKVQQKHVLARNYFSRLPGIAEHVKERANERDTRSGPSIQGQAVSVQ, via the exons ATGGCAGACCAAACTGGTGAGGACGGGGTTCCAGCTCCAACTGGGGAAGAAGTCCCTCAAGCCCCAACTGAGGAAGAAGTCCCTCAAGCCCCAACGGGTGAAGAAGCTGCACCAGCCCAAACAGGTGAAGAGGCCACCCCAGCCCAGGGTGAAGCAGAGGGTGCCCCACCTGCCCCAGAATCTGCggaacaacaacagcagcagcaggaTGATGGTCGTGGTGAAGATCCAGCACCTAAGGAAGatcaagaaaaacaagaagaaaCACAAGAAGATGAGAAAAAG GAAACATCAGAAGTAAAACCAGAGACAACAGAGCAAACAGCTGAGGAAACTGATAAATCCGAGGGTGAGGCCCAGCCAGAGGGTACAGCAGAACCTCAGGGTGACCAAACTGAACAG CAAGAGAAGTCGGAAGAGAAACCTGCAGAACAGAAAGATGAAACAGTCACAGAAGAAACAAAATTAGAGGGAGAGAAAGAAGAGGAGgcaaaagaagaaatgaaagaagaaaaaacagaGCAAGTTACAGAAAAAGAACCTGAATCTAAG GATGGTAAGGATGATGAACAACCTGCCCCTGCACCAACACCTGTTAACCAGGAACAAACAGTTGGCACGGAAACAGAGGTAAACAAGCAACAAGAACCTGATGTTGATCCACATGCTGTAACTCCAAGATCAAAAGTCAACTTGGAAGCTACAGCCACAG taaagtTTGTGTTAATGCCGAGTGGACAAGTGGTGACCCAGGCCTGCACCCTTGGGCAGACCTTGGAGCAGTTGAAACAATATTTCAGCTCTGAATTAAAGATGCCAGTCAATCTCATTATGCTCATGTTTGATG GTAAGACAATGACTGATGCAACCACCCTAGCAGATCTGGGCGTGGGCCCCAATGGAACCATACAGCTGGAACTACAATCAGCTGATCCAGTAAACACGCCCATCAAAGCATACAGACCACGGCAGGAATATCACATGCCTGATGTGATCACTGTTAGAGTGCAAACAG aaGACAGCACATACAAAGATGTTGTAGTTGAAATTGAAAGAACTACAAGAAAGAAACCATTCCTGGGTGGGTATCGTCATAAAAAAACATCAATAGAGTATCATCATGCCTCGGCACAGACTATGCAAAAGCCGAGACCACCGTCTGGTATCGAGAAATATTGCCGCGATACCCAGACTGTGGAGCAGCTTCATCGTGTTCAACAAACAACAAATGATACATCAACACAAATGACAGGGATTGGTGTGTATGTTTCAAATATGGAGGATAAATTGGTCACACCTCAAAAATACACGACAGCAGATGAGCATCATAGCATGATATTATCGAGG GTTAtaataatacagaaatattatAGAAGATGGCTTGCCaaacaatatgtacagaaattgaAAGATGATAAGAGAAGACGTTTAGACTTTGAAAGACAAGAAGAAATTAGGAAGAAGAAAGAAAAAGCtgatagaataaagaaggaatttgAAAGAAGGATGAATCCAAAGACAAAAGAAGATTTTGATCTCTTATATCATGCATTAGAAA AATGGAGACAGGAAGAGTTGGCAAGAATAGATCAAACATTAACTGGTGCTGAAAGGAAAGCTGCTCTTTGTATGTTACTGGATCAGGAGACGCAGCTTATAGCGTCAATCGGCCGACACAAACTAGAGGCTGACGGTGAAAACAAGGACAAGAGAATACAAGACTTCCTTGATAAG GCTGCTGCTCCAAAGAAATGGAGAGGTTTTGATGGTAAACATACAGAAATGGACACACCATTTACAATACGTGCCAAGGAACTTCGAGACATATATAACAGTATCAACATGAAATTCCTAACACAGGATGAGCGGCTTGATGTATTGCTTACTCTCAAACATACTGTGAAG GAACACGATTGCAAACTGACACAAGAAATCATAGAGTTGATAGATCGGGAGGCTGATTTACTGATGCGTGGAGTAAAAGAGAGTAATCTAGATGGTTTAAGAAAACGTATCTCAACCCTGTTCTTACAGTACATCAAAACACCCACATTCAACCCAGAGGCAGCCAAACTCCTCAAG GTACCTCAAGATCCATCTGTGTTACGAAAGAACATCTATTTCTGTCCAAGTTGCAACAGTTACCTCCCCTCTACAGAGTTTGGCCTGTCGTCTAACTCCCGCAATGTCGGAAAGTGTCGTAGATGTACAAAGATCGACAACGATGCTAGAGTCAGACAAGATTACAGTCTCTACAGATTCCTTCTCAAACAGCTTCGTAAAGCTGAAGAGCTTGTTGGTGATGGTTCCAAAATTGCATTTTTGTTGCAG GAGCATGATTTGCGTTACTTGGTTGACAAGGTTTGGGGTGGACAGAGTATTCTCAGTGCTTGGGATGACCTGTTTGATCTCACTCTGGTACGCTGGAACAAACATGAAGAATGGTCACCATGGAACTGCATACTTCTCACCAAAGATGAGGCTTCTGCCCATGAGAAACTTGTCAGTTTGGAGGAg